One part of the Rutidosis leptorrhynchoides isolate AG116_Rl617_1_P2 chromosome 1, CSIRO_AGI_Rlap_v1, whole genome shotgun sequence genome encodes these proteins:
- the LOC139876293 gene encoding fasciclin-like arabinogalactan protein 4, with protein MAATLSLSLLTSHTIPLYYLILLLFILLHTTTTVISAVNITHLLSPYPDLSDFSDLLRTTTVATDLSDRTSLTLLAVPNSFLRSSDLLRRSSSSTNIADVIRYHVLLQYLSVHDLRDFPPTGKLITTLFQATGRATNNFGYVNITYDGQTNTTTVRSPAAYSQPPNNANIISLIKNLPYNVSIYTVNSLIVPYGFDLLASETRPPLGLNITKALIDGHNFNVAASMLTASGVVSEFESDEGGAGITLFVPTDDAFADLPATANFQSLAADKKADVLRFHVLHSYYPLGSLQSIVNPVQPTLATEDKGAGSFTLNISRVNGSVCINTGIIQASVTQTVLDQNPVAIFGISRVLLPKEIFGKNAMVQNTPPISGAPSPITSSSPLDLQPGPSSPPGSREELHSSANVRCVNFLLVCIGLVVCMCMNFVSIFL; from the coding sequence atgGCCGCTACTCTTTCTCTATCATTACTCACTTCACATACTATACccctttattatttaattcttttaCTTTTTATATTATTACACACCACCACCACCGTCATCTCCGCCGTTAACATTACTCATCTCTTATCCCCTTACCCAGATCTCTCCGATTTCTCCGACCTCCTCCGTACAACCACCGTCGCCACCGACCTTTCCGACCGCACTTCCCTAACTCTCCTTGCCGTCCCCAACTCTTTCCTCCGATCTTCCGACCTCCTCCGCCGCTCGTCGTCATCCACCAACATTGCCGACGTCATCCGCTACCATGTCCTCTTACAATACCTCTCTGTTCACGACCTCCGTGATTTTCCGCCTACCGGTAAACTCATCACCACTCTCTTCCAAGCCACCGGCCGCGCCACCAATAATTTTGGCTATGTCAACATTACTTACGACGGTCAAACCAACACCACCACCGTCCGATCACCGGCGGCATACTCACAACCACCGAACAACGCTAACATCATCTCATTAATTAAAAACTTACCGTATAATGTAAGTATCTACACCGTTAATTCGTTAATCGTTCCGTACGGTTTCGATCTGTTAGCATCGGAAACACGGCCGCCGTTAGGATTAAACATCACTAAAGCGTTAATTGACGGTCATAACTTCAATGTAGCAGCATCGATGCTCACTGCATCCGGCGTCGTATCGGAATTTGAATCCGATGAAGGCGGTGCTGGAATTACATTATTCGTTCCGACGGATGACGCGTTTGCGGATCTACCGGCGACGGCGAACTTTCAGTCATTAGCGGCGGATAAAAAAGCTGACGTGTTAAGGTTTCATGTTTTACATTCTTATTATCCGCTCGGGTCACTCCAATCGATAGTGAACCCGGTTCAACCAACCCTAGCTACAGAAGATAAAGGTGCAGGTAGTTTTACATTGAATATTTCTCGGGTTAACGGGTCGGTTTGTATAAATACGGGTATTATACAAGCATCGGTAACACAAACCGTATTAGATCAGAATCCGGTTGCTATATTTGGGATATCTAGGGTTTTATTACCGAAAGAGATATTTGGGAAGAATGCAATGGTCCAAAATACCCCTCCGATTAGCGGAGCTCCGTCACCAATTACGTCATCATCGCCTTTAGATCTTCAGCCGGGGCCGTCATCACCACCGGGTTCTAGAGAGGAATTGCACTCATCGGCGAATGTACGGTGTGTTAATTTCCTCCTTGTATGTATAGGATTGGTTGTATGTATGTGTATGAATTTTGTTTCCATTTTCTTATAA
- the LOC139876304 gene encoding U-box domain-containing protein 33-like produces MTREGCSGFSPNPPASFGNEFDRRSLPVPEIIGGDKVYVAVGKSVEKAVSLFHWTFRRFTGGEICILHVHQPSPLIPTLLGNLPASQANPDVVRAYRTKEKDEMLKLLLSYTSLCTRSKVSSCIVTTENDHVRKGIVDLINEHSIQKLVMGALPENWMKVKKNSSKSSFVAKNAPPICRIWFVNKGQLLYTKEPAEDHDALLPLALQDSSPLRSRSVRYSNRERELRRDYRRCNSSTSLVAGSTRIMRSSLSNTSSDSGYSSSNELDPRFEVESLCKQLEEVNIEAEASRNEAFRELVKQKRLERQALEANNKVKAYESAHAQELELRKIVEDRLNDTKREHANAVERKELTTKELRKAMGNIVILENQVQESNRRREELSEELKLIQASIATLKIEKQKVQRQHFEATKWLDRWKIRGQTGDMSLRLMEFSSFDLETATCDFDESFKIGCESYDCSFYKGEMSNRTVMIKKLHPSNMQAESEFQQEAKVVGRLEHKHILRLIGVCPELYALVYEYMPRSLESLLYNKTVSYSVNWKTRTRIISEIANALSFLHTSRPEKTLHGNLNPKNIFLDSELHCKLCNFRFSRLVNEETYRCRSFRQYAETSGPFSFTDPEFYETGSLTVKSDVYSFGMIILWLLTGSQSGGLVNEVKKAVLDSNLASILDTSAGEWPNFVAKRLADLALRCCELKTRDRPVVSPVLVKELEQLCFLEDRQVPSFFLCPILKEIMHDPQLAADGFTYEGEALRGWLKSGRETSPMTNLKLEHLELTPNHAIRLAIQDWVCNLHM; encoded by the exons ATGACCCGCGAAGGCTGTTCTGGGTTTTCTCCTAATCCTCCGGCGAGTTTCGGGAATGAGTTTGACCGGAGAAGTCTTCCGGTGCCGGAAATCATCGGCGGTGACAAGGTGTATGTGGCGGTTGGGAAGTCAGTTGAAAAGGCTGTGTCTTTGTTTCATTGGACTTTTAGGAGGTTTACAGGTGGAGAGATTTGTATACTTCATGTTCATCAACCTTCCCCTTTGATTCCAACACTTT TGGGAAACCTACCTGCATCTCAAGCTAACCCCGATGTCGTGCGTGCATATAGAACAAAGGAGAAAGATGAGATGCTGAAACTTCTACTTAGTTACACGAGCCTTTGCACCCGTTCAAAG GTTTCATCATGCATTGTGACTACTGAAAACGACCACGTTCGTAAAGGAATtgtcgatttaattaatgaacataGTATACAAAAGCTTGTTATGGGAGCTTTGCCTGAGAA TTGGATGAAGGTGAAGAAAAACTCGAGTAAATCAAGTTTTGTTGCGAAAAACGCTCCTCCAATATGTCGAATATGGTTCGTCAACAAAGGTCAACTTCTTTACACCAAAGAACCTGCTGAGGACCATGATGCTTTACTCCCATTAGCACTTCAAGATTCTAGTCCTTTAAGATCTCGATCTGTACGTTACTCGAACCGAGAAAGGGAATTACGACGAGACTATCGTCGGTGTAACTCGAGTACAAGTTTGGTTGCAGGAAGTACACGTATAATGAGGAGTTCGCTATCGAACACCTCTTCAGATTCTGGATACTCATCATCTAATGAACTTGATCCGAGATTTGAAGTAGAAAGCTTATGCAAACAGCTTGAAGAAGTCAACATAGAAGCCGAAGCATCCAGAAATGAAGCGTTTCGGGAGCTTGTGAAGCAGAAAAGACTAGAACGACAAGCTTTAGAAGCGAATAATAAG GTAAAGGCTTATGAATCTGCTCATGCTCAAGAGCTTGAACTAAGAAAAATAGTAGAGGATAGACTAAACGATACCAAACGAGAGCATGCGAATGCCGTGGAACGAAAAGAATTAACGACAAAAGAACTGCGTAAGGCGATGGGAAACATAGTTATTTTGGAGAACCAAGTTCAAGAGTCAAACCGTAGACGTGAAGAATTATCTGAAGAATTGAAACTCATCCAAGCGTCTATTGCAACTCTAAAGATTGAAAAGCAAAAGGTTCAAAGACAACATTTTGAAGCAACAAAGTGGCTGGACAGGTGGAAAATTCGTGGACAAACGGGGGATATGTCTTTAAGACTAATGGAGTTTTCGTCCTTTGATTTGGAAACTGCAACTTGTGATTTTGATGAGAGTTTCAAGATCGGTTGTGAAAGCTACGATTGTTCATTCTACAAAGGCGAAATGTCGAATAGAACAGTAATGATCAAGAAACTGCATCCGAGTAACATGCAAGCAGAATCAGAGTTCCAACAAGAG GCTAAAGTGGTTGGAAGACTGGAGCATAAGCATATATTAAGATTAATCGGCGTATGTCCCGAACTATATGCTCTTGTGTACGAGTACATGCCGAGGAGCCTCGAGAGCCTTCTTTACAATAAAACCGTCTCTTACTCGGTGAACTGGAAAACTCGAACACGGATCATTTCTGAAATCGCAAATGCACTATCGTTCCTACACACTAGCAGACCCGAAAAGACACTACATGGCAATTTAAATCCCAAAAACATCTTTCTTGATTCAGAACTACACTGCAAACTATGCAATTTCAGATTCTCTAGATTGGTCAATGAGGAAACGTACCGTTGTCGTAGCTTTCGTCAGTATGCAGAAACGAGTGGGCCCTTTTCATTTACTGATCCAGAGTTTTATGAGACTGGAAGTTTGACAGTAAAATCTGATGTTTATTCTTTCGGGATGATTATCTTGTGGCTACTCACAGGTAGTCAGTCAGGTGGGTTAGTTAACGAGGTGAAAAAGGCGGTATTGGATTCTAATTTAGCCTCGATTTTAGATACATCGGCCGGTGAATGGCCTAATTTTGTGGCTAAACGATTGGCTGATTTAGCTTTGCGATGCTGTGAATTAAAAACTAGAGATCGGCCTGTGGTTTCACCTGTTTTAGTTAAAGAACTCGAGCAGTTGTGTTTTCTTGAAGACCGTCAAGTTCCATCTTTTTTCCTGTGTCCTATTCTAAAG GAAATCATGCATGATCCTCAGTTGGCAGCAGATGGGTTCACATATGAAGGTGAAGCGTTGCGTGGGTGGTTAAAGAGCGGGCGTGAAACGTCTCCAATGACAAATTTAAAACTTGAACACTTGGAACTTACTCCAAATCATGCTATTCGCCTTGCAATTCAAGACTGGGTGTGCAACTTGCATATGTAA